In Hippoglossus stenolepis isolate QCI-W04-F060 chromosome 5, HSTE1.2, whole genome shotgun sequence, one genomic interval encodes:
- the LOC118103799 gene encoding uncharacterized protein LOC118103799 isoform X2 yields MLTQDSCRVLGTGTVALGNSGSDGSSPLPSQLNPSYAREVPAQDAGSFSGRQDFYSTTTKTDELDDGSESYAAYEYDPAASADNDGRSDGEYPQRQPVETRDDDSIADAEAEADALVNQDSDAAVEAARNPESVFSDVSDLEPVYSFSSRSKYLRGRAVFSQSRYTPGEPAALPPLPMSRVLRLSVQSRPADPPAKVVQG; encoded by the exons ATGCTGACACAAGATTCATGCCGCGTTCTGGGTACTGGTACGGTGGCGTTGGGGAATTCTGGCAGTGACGGCAGCTCCCCTCTACCAAGTCAACTCAACCCAAGCTACGCCAGAGAAGTTCCTGCTCAAGATGCTGGCAGTTTCAGTGGCAGGCAAGATTTCTACAGCACCACCACCAAGACGGATGAGCTTGATGATG GAAGTGAGTCTTATGCAGCCTATGAGTATGACCCTGCTGCTTCAGCTGACAACGATGGCAGGTCCGACGGTGAATATCCACAACGCCAGCCTGTCGAGACTCGAGATGACGACTCCATCGCTGAcgctgaagctgaagctgatgCTCTGGTCAACCAAGACTCTGATGCTGCCGTCGAAGCTGCTAGGAACCCTGAGTCTGTCTTCAGCGACGTGTCGGATCTGGAGCCAGTTTACTCCTTCAGCTCTCGTTCTAAATACTTAAGAGGAAGAGCTGTGTTCTCTCAAAGCCGTTACACCCCAGGAGAgcctgctgctcttcctccattGCCCATGAGCAGAGTCCTTAGACTGTCTGTGCAGAGCCGCCCTGCTGACCCTCCAGCCAAAG TTGTCCAGGGTTGA
- the LOC118103799 gene encoding uncharacterized protein LOC118103799 isoform X1, whose product MLTQDSCRVLGTGTVALGNSGSDGSSPLPSQLNPSYAREVPAQDAGSFSGRQDFYSTTTKTDELDDGNQGDVSGPEYSQYGGSEAYAPGNYYGGEPAGSESYAAYEYDPAASADNDGRSDGEYPQRQPVETRDDDSIADAEAEADALVNQDSDAAVEAARNPESVFSDVSDLEPVYSFSSRSKYLRGRAVFSQSRYTPGEPAALPPLPMSRVLRLSVQSRPADPPAKVVQG is encoded by the exons ATGCTGACACAAGATTCATGCCGCGTTCTGGGTACTGGTACGGTGGCGTTGGGGAATTCTGGCAGTGACGGCAGCTCCCCTCTACCAAGTCAACTCAACCCAAGCTACGCCAGAGAAGTTCCTGCTCAAGATGCTGGCAGTTTCAGTGGCAGGCAAGATTTCTACAGCACCACCACCAAGACGGATGAGCTTGATGATGGTAATCAAGGAGATGTCAGCGGCCCTGAGTATAGTCAATATGGAGGTTCTGAAGCATATGCTCCAGGTAACTATTATGGTGGTGAACCTGCAGGAAGTGAGTCTTATGCAGCCTATGAGTATGACCCTGCTGCTTCAGCTGACAACGATGGCAGGTCCGACGGTGAATATCCACAACGCCAGCCTGTCGAGACTCGAGATGACGACTCCATCGCTGAcgctgaagctgaagctgatgCTCTGGTCAACCAAGACTCTGATGCTGCCGTCGAAGCTGCTAGGAACCCTGAGTCTGTCTTCAGCGACGTGTCGGATCTGGAGCCAGTTTACTCCTTCAGCTCTCGTTCTAAATACTTAAGAGGAAGAGCTGTGTTCTCTCAAAGCCGTTACACCCCAGGAGAgcctgctgctcttcctccattGCCCATGAGCAGAGTCCTTAGACTGTCTGTGCAGAGCCGCCCTGCTGACCCTCCAGCCAAAG TTGTCCAGGGTTGA